Genomic window (Pyrus communis chromosome 13, drPyrComm1.1, whole genome shotgun sequence):
TTAGTTGTAAAGCGTTGACAGTTTTCAACATCTCTATAGTATTTTGCATCGACAAGCATATCTACAAATAATAATCGTTGTTAACATATATTGGCACAAACTTTCAGCATAGGTTGACAAGAATTGACAGGTGTACTAAGTGCTCAACGAAATGATCTGATGAAATTTTTGTGTGGATATTATAATcctattatttaaaaattatgtcCACGCCACTCAATCAATAACATACCATTTTAGTATCAAAATCATTACAAATATATAACTTTCTGCATTCGTATGCAAACTAAGAACTCATCTAAAAAAATAATCCAAGTGGAGACTGAGGGTCACTCATGCGTAGTAAAGATTGAAacgattttttgttaaattaagatattttgatgaacatgtataaacaaattttaaaccaaaatatTTATGCCAGGTAACATCTTAcagaaacaaatgaaaatatttttttttttgttcaattcacagttttcttttcctttactttgctttctgtCGAGTTTTACAACCTATCATATGCACATCTGCATGTCTAACAcgtaaaatgaaacaaaacccCATTTTACGCATGCAGCGGTCTCCGGCATGCAGCCAGAAACGTTTCTACAAAGCCGAAAGGGACTCGGTTCGCCACGAAACATCCGCAACGCCGCCGCCCGGGTAATCAAACAAACCGTCTAAAGCCAGGTACTCCACCCCATCAATATAATTGTTATTAGCAAATTCAGAGTCGCCACCGATTCCGAAGTCGAACGAGTCGTAACTCGGAATCATGTCGTTCTCGAACCCTACCATGCCATCCAATTCAACGGCCTCGGAGCCACTCGTGGTGAAATCAGCAGCCTCGATTTTTCCCTCCTCACTTGCTCCATTGGTCGGTGGAAGACCAAGCTCGTCGTCAGAAGCTTCCAGAAGGTAACCAAGTTCCGGCTGCGTCGACTGGCCTGAAGCTGACGTGGCTTCAGATGCGGGAAATGCCGGAACTTGTATCTCTTCCTCGAAGCTCTTAATCACCGAGTCAAGGCCTTGAATCTCCGGGACGGCGTCAGAGTCGTCCAGGATGTTTAGTAGGTCGTCTTGTATCAGCTTGACCTCTGCCGAGCCCATCCCCAACTCGTCCGAGTCACCTCGGTCGGGAGTCTGAGTCAACGACTCGCCCGAGTTAACATCCAAGTTGTTCGATTCCTCTCCGGTGGTGCCCGACTCGTGGGAGCTGGCAACCGAGTTGCTCGAGTCAACTCGGACAAGTTTTGACAGGGGTTGGGTATGGTTGGTTTCTGAGGAGTCCGAGTTCTCCGAGTCATCTCGGGCTCGCTTCCTATTGCGGTTCCTGGTGTTATCCATTTTGTACACCAATGAGAAAATAGAAGagtgggttttgggtttggttcCAAAGGGGCACAAGCAAAACCCAAATCTAGAATTGTCTTTTctgtatagagagagagagagagagagagagagagagagagagacaccgAATAAAAAAAGGTAGGGGTACAATATTagggttttgggagaaaaagtGGTGGTAGGCAAGTACAATCAGTAAGGGGTCAGAGGTGGTATATATAGTTGGACAAGGAGGCAAATATTAGTTAATGTTTTCTGTAGAGAAGGAAAGTTGTTTGGGAGATGGGAAAGATAGCGGGGGGGAGAGAAAAGTTGGGATGGTGgatgagaaatggagagaattAGCAAATTCTTTGGGGACCTCAAGAAAGAAAAGAGGGTTGCAAAAAGCAAATGGTATTTTGAAAACTTGAAGAATGAGTGAGAGAGTTGAATTGTGGAAAggatttatatataaataatggAGACGGAAATAAGGGATTGGATTTGGCATTCAAATTTAATAATGGAAGAAAACCGAGAGTTGCGGGCACCGCGAAGGAATGGAAGCCCCTCACGCAAGTCTTGcactttttttaaataaaaaaagtcacttcttttattcttatttattttgtcaACATATTTTTATGTTTGCCAACTTTTTGTTATATCTCCATCACAGAAGGTTGGTTACGAATTTTAGACTCATATTTTATTTGGCAAGTTTTGTATTCGAGTGGACACGGTGAATTACATGATGGTGATCAGAAAGACACGGAAAGACGATTTAAGTCTTCCGATTTTTAAAATGGTGAATTGTCAGTTACCAGCTGGTCCCTTGAAAGAACTTTTTATTAGCTctacaaaaaggaaaatttttaggtgttccgggtacaccaaaaaaatttggtgtaCCCACActcataaaaatttgattttattattttattgaaaaaaaagtgaGGGTAGGGTCCACcattatgagtgagggtacaccaaatttttttggtgtacccggaacacccaaaaatttctcctacaaaaaaacttttttaggtatttttattttaatatattttctgttaTGTAAATTAACTATATTtaattaggaaaactaatgaaagggatttgaaaactttgaattttaatgataaggacaaaataaagggtaaattgaatagtaccatgattgactttttagtgtaaaaatatgatttttcgttaaaatgaataatatcgtggacttttcattaaaactccctatttaattttgaaatatgGGTACGTTGAGGACCCACGGAGTTGGGTGAAATCATgtgtttggttttgatttttcatatttttgtttagGATTGGATGGGAATGGCGATGAGGATCTTTGGCTTAGCTGTCTTTGTTTGTTCTTGACGATTTCttgcttccttttttttatttattattatttattttatttgcgTATGATAGTCTTGTTATAGTAAAACCTTCATCAAAATCAAGTGCTTTACTTGATAAGTTCTTTTTTTGAAGtcaaaattcaagaacacaaTCAATGTTtaaacattttcattaattaacTGTTCACGCTGTCAATCAGTCAATGCCAATAGTTTTTGGGTTATTTTATCAATGGTTTTAAGATTACTATTGCTTAAGGAGAGTTTATCCTTTTATGTTATTCCATAATTTTGTTAGTACGTCTCTTATTTTGGTTGATAACAAGAAAATAATGGTTTTAAGATTACTATTGGTTAGGAGAGTTTATCCTTTTATGTTATTCCATAATTTTGTTAGTACTTCTCTTATTTTGGTTGATAACAAGATAAAACACACATGGATGTATGATAACTCTAttaaaaaacaacaagaaaaaacaaatttaggTTAGTTATAAACGTATTCGTGTCATAGTCGTTTTAACGTATATAACACGATCGAAAAACTATTTATTTGAAAATGACGCACTTTAACACAATACTTATTTAACTCACACATGACGTATACAAATTCATACAAGTTATACAACACGATATAACTCATTTAAATTAAAGGTGAAACAATAGATTAAACTTGTTTTATTGAATGTGAACATTATTTATTGCGGGTAGTATTTTTCTATCATATTTTTTTCGAGTAAtatgtttaataattaattaggtcATCTACATATATAAAACGAGAACGATAAAAAACGAAACATTTAAAATGCAACAAAAATGCCTCTTCTTTATTAAAGCTTTCGTAAAAGACAATTTAAATAATAAGagacaaaataataattcaaaacagtttaaattttgagtgaaattatacattaaaaaataaaaagaaacccaCGTAGTGGATGGTCAATAGTggcttcatttttttaatatttgttaataacaaaatataattcaagtattaaattttgaaatccaaaaaagaATTTAATGTCAAAGTGCCAATTGCTACACAGGTATGCGTGTGGCAAGAGGTTATATGAACCCTAATTGTATTCGTGTTGACAAACATTCAATCCGTGAACAAGAATTCCACCCTTAAAACAATCATCTCCCATTCCAACTTTCtctctgaaaagaaaaaagtcgAAAAAATCTAGGattctaaaaactaaaaattgataAACCTGAATTGAGAAGCGACTTCTTCAACATCTGCATAAAATTGGGGTATTTATACCTCTTTTCAGTGTCTTTAAATTTGGCAACGATCCTCTCTTTATAGTATTTCGTTTCGTTAAATAAAGAATATGGAAGAATGATACATTTGAATGCAAATTACCAAAACTAGAGCTTTAACCTAAATTTGATTTAGTGCCAACTTTTAAATgcaattttaaaaaacaaaaagactgAATAGTAAATCTCAAAATAAAGAATGTGGAAGAATGAtatatttgcttttttttttaggaactGTTATTATCACTTCAAAATTTTCGTTCTGCACTCat
Coding sequences:
- the LOC137712414 gene encoding uncharacterized protein — translated: MDNTRNRNRKRARDDSENSDSSETNHTQPLSKLVRVDSSNSVASSHESGTTGEESNNLDVNSGESLTQTPDRGDSDELGMGSAEVKLIQDDLLNILDDSDAVPEIQGLDSVIKSFEEEIQVPAFPASEATSASGQSTQPELGYLLEASDDELGLPPTNGASEEGKIEAADFTTSGSEAVELDGMVGFENDMIPSYDSFDFGIGGDSEFANNNYIDGVEYLALDGLFDYPGGGVADVSWRTESLSAL